A window of Micromonospora sp. WMMC415 genomic DNA:
GGCGCAGGAGGCGCAGGTCATCCCGCCGATCGCCAGCTCGATCCGGTGCGGCGCCATCGGCAGGGGCTGCTTGCTCGTGGTGGTCATCACGCCTCCCGTCAGTCGTGCCCGTGACCGGGCGTGCCGTGGTCGGCGGCGCCGGTCGGGGCGGGAGCGCTCGTGCCGGTCGGCGTCGGCGCTGCCGGGACGGCGGTGGCCGTCCCGCCGGCCGCCCCGGCGACGATGGTGAACTCGGCGGTGCGGACCACACCGCCGTGCTGGAAGTCCAGGAAGAGCCGGTAGGTGCCGGCGGAGGGCACCTCGGCGAAGAAGGTCACGTCGGGGCCGGGCCTGGTCCGCCCGTCACCCGGCGCGCCGTCCGGGTGGACGTGCAGGTACGCGAGGTCGCCCTGGCGCAGCGCGACCAGGTGCCCGTACGCGCCCAGGTAGGGCTCCAGGTCGGTGACCGGTACGCCGTCCCGGCTCACCGTCAGGGTCAGCTCGCTGGTCCGGCCCGGCTGCGGCGTTCCGGCCAGGGTGACCGTGTAGCCGTCGACGGTGGTGCTGGTCGCCGGCGCCGGCAGCGGCCGGTCGGTCAGCATGCCGGGGACGGTCACGTCCACGCCGAGGGTCAGCGACTCCCCGCCGCCCGGTGTGAAGTCGGCGAAGACCCGCCACACTCCCGGCCCGGCCAGCGGTGAGTCGACCCGCCAGGTGCCGTCCGGGGACATCTCGGGGTGCACGTGCCGGAACCCGCTAAGGTCACGGCGCGCGACGATCAGGTGCATCCGCTTGTCGTGCGCCACCTCGTACGCGGTCACCGGCGTGCCGAGCGGCCCGGTGATCTGGAAGGCGAACTGGCCGGCGGGTGCCGCGACCGGCCGGAGGGTGTGGCCTCGCTCGGACACCAGCAGGCCGCCGGGCAGGTGGGCCGCCTCGTCGGCGTGCCCCGTTCCGTCGCCGTGCGAGGTCTCGCCGGCGTGCCCGGTGTCGTCGTGGCGGGTCTCGGCGGTCGGGGCGACGGGGCCGGTCACCTGACCGACCCCGTACGCCGCGCCGAACACCGCCGCGAGCCCGAGCGCGAAACCGCTCAGCTTCGTCGCCGTGTTCATGGGGTGCCTCGGTCTCCCCGTGTCGCCGTCAGGCGCCGACGAGGTCGTAGCCGGCCTCGTCGACGGCGGCGCGCACGGTCTCGATGTCCAACGGGCTCTCACTGGTGACGGTGACCTGGCCGGTGGCCAGATCCACCTGGACGTCGCCGACGCCCTTGATCGCGCTGACCTCGGCGCTGACCGAGCTCACGCAGTGCCCGCAGGTCATGCCCTGCACCTGGTACGTGGTGGTGACCATGGAACCTCTCCTTCTCCGTCACCAACGATACCCCCAGGGGGTAACTGCCGAGGACACTAACATACCCCCCAGGGGTACGCTATCCTTGCCGGCATGACCACACCCACGCCCGCCCCGATCCGGGGCTACACCGCCACGAAGGACCAGCTGCTCGCGCGGCTGCGCCGCGTCGAGGGTCAGGTCCGGGGCATCGAGAAGATGGTCGACGAGGACCGGTACTGCATCGACGTCCTCACCCAGATCTCCGCGATCCAGGCCGCCCTGGACAAGGTCGCCCTCGGCCTGCTCGACGGGCACGCGCGGCACTGCATGCACGAGGGGGCCGCCGAGGGCCGGGCCGACGAGATGGCCAGCGAGATGATGGCCGCCGTCGGCCGGCTGATGAAGCGCGGCTGACGCCGAAGGGGCGGCGCGCGTTAAGAAGGGCCCCTTTCACCACGCGAGGCGTTAACAGGGGGCCCTTCCTTGCTGTCCAGCCGCACGCGGCGCAGCAACTGGGCGTTGAGCGCCACCACGATCGTCGAGGCGGACATCAGCACCGCGGCCAGGGCCGGGCTCAACGCCAGGCCGGCCCACGCGAACACGCCGGCCGCCAGCGGCAGGGCCACCACGTTGTAGCCGGCCGCCCAGCCCAGGTTCTGCCGCATCTTCCGGTACGAGGCCCGGGAGAGCCGGACCACCGCGCTCACGCCGCGCGGGTCGGACGAGGCGAGCACCACACCTGCGGACTCGATCGCCACGTCCGTACCGGCACCGATCGCGATGCCGACGTCCGCCCGGGCCAGGGCGGGCGCGTCGTTCACGCCGTCACCGACCATGGCCACGGTCAGGCCCCGCCGTTGCAGCTCGGTGACCTTGCCGTCCTTCTCCGCGGGCAGCACCTCGGCGAACACCTCGTCCACTCCCGGGCGGAACCCGAGGTCGGCGGCGACCGCCTCGGCGACCGGCCGGGCGTCCCCGGTGATCATGGCGATGGTGTGGACGCCCTCCGCCCGCAGCTCCGCGATGGCCTGGCGCGCCTCGGGGCGTACCTCGTCGGTCAGCGCCAGCGCACCGAGCACGGTGTCCGGCAGGCGTACCAGGTGCAGCACGGCGGCACCCCGGTCCGACCACTGGTCGCTCGCCGCCGCGAGCGCGCCCGGGAGCCGTACGTCGAGTTCGCGCAGCAGGGCGGGGCCGCCCACCGCGTACTCCCGGCCCTCGACCGTGGCCCGCACCCCGCGGCCCGGCAGCGACCGGAAGCCGCTCGCGGCGGCGGGCCCGCCCTGGCGGCCGGCGGCGACGACGATCGCCCGGGCCAGCGGGTGCTCGCTGTCGGATTCGACACCGGCGGCGATCCGCAGCACCTCGCCCTCGTCGACGTCCGGCGCGGCGGCCACGTCGCTGACGACGTGCTCGCCACGCGTCAGCGTGCCGGTCTTGTCGAACAGCACCGCGTCCACCGTCCGCATCCGCTCCAGCGCCAGCCGGTTCTTCACCAGGATCCCGCGGCGGGCCGCGAGCGCGGTGGACAGGGCGATCACCAGCGGGATGGCCAGGCCCAGCGCGTGCGGACACGCGATGACCAGGACGGTGACCGTCCGGACCACCGCCTGGTCGGCGTCGCCGAGTGCGCTCCAGGCCGCCACGGTCACCACGGCGGTGACGGTGGCGACGTAGAACAGCCCGGCGGCGAAGCGGTCCGCCAGGACCTGGGCCCGCCCGCTGGACTGCTGGGCCTGCGCCACCATCCGCTGGATGCCCGCGAGCGTGGTCTCCTCGCCGATCGCCTCCACCTCGACGCGGATGGCGGAGTCGGTGGCGACGGTGCCGGCCACCACCCGGTCCCCCACCGACCGGGTGACCGGCCGGGACTCCCCGGTGATCATCGACTCGTCCAGTTCGGCGGCCCCGTCGGTGATCCGCCCGTCCGCCGGCACCCGCCCGCCCGGCCGCACCAGCACCACCTCTCCGACCCGCAGCTCGCTCACCGGCACCCGGGTGACGCTCCCGTCGGGGCCCACCCGCTCGGTGTCGTCCGGCAGCAGCGCGGCCAGCGCGGTGAGCGCGCCGCGCGCCTGCCCGATCGCCTTCATCTCCTGCCAGTGACCCAGCAGCATGACGGTGACCAGGGCGGCCAGCTCCCACCAGAAGTCCAGGTCGAAGACGCCGAGGCTGGTGGCGAGGGAGGCGGCGTACGCGACCGTGATCGCCATGGCGACGAGCAGCATCATGCCCGGCGCGCGGTCGCGGACCTCCCGGACGGCGCCGACCAGGAACGGCCAGCCGCCCCACCAGAACACCACCGACCCGAGCACCGGCCCGACCAGCGACCGGCCCGGGAACTCCAACTGATAGCCGAACCACTCCATGACCATCTGACTGGCCACCACCACCGGCAGCGTGAGCACCAGGCAGACCCAGAACCGGCGGCGGAACATCTCCGGGTCGTGCCCCGCGTGCTTGTCGTGCCCGCCGTGCTTGTCGTGCCCGCCGTGCGGGTGCCCACCGCGGGCGCCGCCGCCCGGCGGGTGCTCGCCGTGCGGTTGGTCGCCCGAGGCGGGGTCGCCGTGCGGGCGGTCCCCGCCGGGCTTCCCGTGCCGAACCATGCCCCCAACATGCCTTCCCGCGCCCGCCCGCGGGCCCCAACCCTCAGGTCCGACCGCCGACACCACGGCACACGACCTGCGTCGAAGGAGCGCGCTGGCTACCATTCGGCCGATGGCCCTACGGATTCCGCACCACCCGGCCCGCGTCCGCGCCGGGGCTCCGACGCCGCCGACGACCGCGCGGGGTCGCGTCCGGCCCGGCACGGCCGGCACGGTACGTGGCCACGGAACCACCCTCGGACACCCCTCATGAGGAGTTCCGGGAGCCGCTGAACCGTTCGACCCGCCGGCCCGTACCCCGCCCTGGATTCGTTGGGAGACACTCGATGGGCGCCGACCACACCCGTCCCGCTCCGCCCGCCCCGCCCGGGGTGCGGCGGATCCTCATCGCGACGGTGGTCCCCCTCTTCCTCGCCACCCTGGTCGCCGCCCTGGTGCTCTGGCCTCGGGACACCCGGGAGGCCGACGCGGGCACCGAGCCGCCCCGCTACCACGGCACCGTCACGAAGGTGGTGACCGAGCCGTGCCCGCCCACGCCGGAGGCACCCGGGGGCGGCCCGGCGACGGGTGACGGCCCGTGCGGCACGGTGACGGTCCGGGTCGAGCAGGGGCCGGACTCGGGGCAGCAGGTCGAGACTCCGGTACCGGCCGGGCCGGGTGCGCCCGAGGTCGCGGTCGGCGACGAGATCATCCTGGTCGAGCTGACCGATCCGGCCGATCCGTCGGCCAGCGCGTACAACATCGCCGAGCACCAGCGCGGTGAACCGCTGGTCTGGCTGGTGGCGCTCTTCGCCGCGGCGATCGTCGCGTTCGGCCGGTGGCGTGGCCTCGCCGCGCTCGCCGGCCTGGCCGCGAGCTTCGCCATCCTGCTGACGTTCGTCCTGCCGGGGATCAGCGCCGGCCGGCCGCCGCTGCTGGTCGCGGTGGTGGGCGCCGCACTGATCATGTTCGTGGTGCTGTACCTCACGCACGGCGTCACCGCACAGACGTCGGTGGCGGTCCTCGGCACGCTCGGCAGCCTGGTGCTCACCGGCGTGCTCGGCACGCTCGCCACCGCGGCCACGCACCTGACCGGGTACGGCAGCGAGGAGGCCACCACCCTGTCGATGTTCCAGGCCGACGTCGACCTGCACGGCCTCCTGCTGGCCGGCATCGTCATCGGCTCCCTCGGCGTGCTCGACGACGTCACCGTCACCCAGGCGGCCACCGTCACCGAGCTGGCCCACGCCAACCCGGGGCTGACCCGGGGGCAGCTCTACCGGTCCGCGACCCGGGTCGGCCGGGCACACATCGCCTCCACGGTCAACACGATCGTGCTGGCGTACGCGGGTGCCTCGCTGCCCGTGCTGCTCCTGCTGACCGCCGACTCGCGGGCCGCGACGCAGATCCTCACCAGCGAATTCCTCGCCCAGGAGATCGTCCGCAGCGCCGTCGCGACGCTCGGCCTGATCGCCGCGGTTCCGCTCACCACCGCGCTCGCCGCCCTGGTCACCACCGCCGGGCGGCGCGGTGGCGGGAGAGCGGGCGCGGACGCCCCCGCTCCGACGCCCCGCCCGGCCGCCGGACGGACGGAGGCGCTGGAGGCGCTGAGCACGCCGCGCGCCGGCACCGCCACCCCCGCCGCCCCTGGTGGGTGGCCCGACCGAGACAGGAGTACGGACGCCGGATGGTGACACTCCGCACGGTGACGACGCCGTCCCACCCGCCTGATAAACGCGTCACTGATCACGCAGCGCACATACGAAATAGCGCATTTGGTCGGCTTCCGGACGTAGATCCCCAGCACACCTGTCAGGTAACCTCGCTGCCGGTCACCGCCGAACGCGCGCACCGGCGCCAGCGGGGCCACCGCCCAATCGCCGCGAGGCGAGCCGGGGAACCAGGTACGTGGGGTGAATCCGCGCCAGCGGTAGGGGCCGCTTCCGTCCCGAACCCGTCAGCTAACCCGGTCGGCGGTCGACGGAAGGGAACACTGTGACGGCACCCCTACGCCGCTGGTCGACA
This region includes:
- a CDS encoding heavy-metal-associated domain-containing protein; its protein translation is MVTTTYQVQGMTCGHCVSSVSAEVSAIKGVGDVQVDLATGQVTVTSESPLDIETVRAAVDEAGYDLVGA
- a CDS encoding metal-sensitive transcriptional regulator: MTTPTPAPIRGYTATKDQLLARLRRVEGQVRGIEKMVDEDRYCIDVLTQISAIQAALDKVALGLLDGHARHCMHEGAAEGRADEMASEMMAAVGRLMKRG
- a CDS encoding heavy metal translocating P-type ATPase, whose translation is MFRRRFWVCLVLTLPVVVASQMVMEWFGYQLEFPGRSLVGPVLGSVVFWWGGWPFLVGAVREVRDRAPGMMLLVAMAITVAYAASLATSLGVFDLDFWWELAALVTVMLLGHWQEMKAIGQARGALTALAALLPDDTERVGPDGSVTRVPVSELRVGEVVLVRPGGRVPADGRITDGAAELDESMITGESRPVTRSVGDRVVAGTVATDSAIRVEVEAIGEETTLAGIQRMVAQAQQSSGRAQVLADRFAAGLFYVATVTAVVTVAAWSALGDADQAVVRTVTVLVIACPHALGLAIPLVIALSTALAARRGILVKNRLALERMRTVDAVLFDKTGTLTRGEHVVSDVAAAPDVDEGEVLRIAAGVESDSEHPLARAIVVAAGRQGGPAAASGFRSLPGRGVRATVEGREYAVGGPALLRELDVRLPGALAAASDQWSDRGAAVLHLVRLPDTVLGALALTDEVRPEARQAIAELRAEGVHTIAMITGDARPVAEAVAADLGFRPGVDEVFAEVLPAEKDGKVTELQRRGLTVAMVGDGVNDAPALARADVGIAIGAGTDVAIESAGVVLASSDPRGVSAVVRLSRASYRKMRQNLGWAAGYNVVALPLAAGVFAWAGLALSPALAAVLMSASTIVVALNAQLLRRVRLDSKEGPPVNASRGERGPS
- a CDS encoding YibE/F family protein, which codes for MGADHTRPAPPAPPGVRRILIATVVPLFLATLVAALVLWPRDTREADAGTEPPRYHGTVTKVVTEPCPPTPEAPGGGPATGDGPCGTVTVRVEQGPDSGQQVETPVPAGPGAPEVAVGDEIILVELTDPADPSASAYNIAEHQRGEPLVWLVALFAAAIVAFGRWRGLAALAGLAASFAILLTFVLPGISAGRPPLLVAVVGAALIMFVVLYLTHGVTAQTSVAVLGTLGSLVLTGVLGTLATAATHLTGYGSEEATTLSMFQADVDLHGLLLAGIVIGSLGVLDDVTVTQAATVTELAHANPGLTRGQLYRSATRVGRAHIASTVNTIVLAYAGASLPVLLLLTADSRAATQILTSEFLAQEIVRSAVATLGLIAAVPLTTALAALVTTAGRRGGGRAGADAPAPTPRPAAGRTEALEALSTPRAGTATPAAPGGWPDRDRSTDAGW